Below is a window of Pseudopipra pipra isolate bDixPip1 chromosome 30, bDixPip1.hap1, whole genome shotgun sequence DNA.
aactgcagtgaggtctcccccagtctcctctgctccagctgaacacaccaagtgccctcagtgtcctcacacgccttcaaatcaaggcccttcctcatctttgttatgctcctttggacactctctaatggctcaatctctcccttccattgtgtccccccagactgccccaatattgaggtgaggccaccccagggcagggtagagcgggacaatcccctccctggcccggccggccatgctgggcctgatgcccccaggacaggcttgtccctcctggttgccagggcactgctgactgtcagagactgaaatggttaaagatttatgcattctaggagactctTGCAAGATTTTGACCTTTGCATTGTACCTCTGATGGGCAGttgggcctgtccctgcctccagTGAAGAGCCaagtttgcaggcttttgactgttgTATTATACCTCTGATGGGCAATTGggtccatccctccctccagtgctgaaggtgtcaagccctgaaaaggcaggacctctgatggcccataaAAGCCCATCCCCTCCTCTGCCAATCTTAAAAAGGCGGGAACCAGGACAGACACAGAAACTGTGCAGGCCCAGGGGAGAGTTTGGAGGCTGgaggcatggcccgtgacactaaccatggatataataactcataacttcttggcgTGTGGaggcttccctccttcacccccagcagatcaaggccaccacttcaactgacagacatggaagcgGCAACTACCAAGTGTCATCGCTGGcccccgtgggcggtgactatatacGTTttgtccactctcagcttttctttttcattactctcccttactcttatcctgtctttctctcccctatgcattttctcccccccAAAGGTTATCTCTATGCCACGTTGTTACATGACAACATCCAAAATGCTGGCATACCTGttgatacaaaattgttaaaataaaccttaccaatatatattttcagacaccgattattcagtgtcgtttcactctaatccatcccaagggaattattgataagaaGAAGGAGGTTAccctcctcccctttttctgGGGTGGGTCGTAACACTGACTCGTGGTCAAGTGGCCaccaaccaggacccccagggcccttttctggcactgctttccagcctctcattcccagtctgtccatacatccaggattgccccatcccaggggcagaatccagcacgtctccttgttgaacttcctgtggttggtgattgcccagccccCAGatttgtccaggtctctctgcagggcctccctgtcTTCAAAGGAGTCAACAgcttctcccagttttgtgtcatctgcaaagtgtcctttccagtcctgtgtccaagtaatttatgaagatgttgaagagcacagggcccaagattGAGCCCTATgaaaccccactagtgacaggtcaccagtctgatgtcaccctctgtgctcgacccatgagccaattgctcacccaccccATGATGTGTTTGCCCAGTCATGGGCTGATGGACCCCAGCATGtgcaaaaaacattttcaatcctgaagtctgctctcctcatggcCAGAGGTGAGGTTTTGCTGGCATTTCtcctcctgtcaacagagattttaaacttgaTCCCTTCATGGTTGCTGTGGCCAAGATGGCCCCAATCTCCACTTGCTCATGAGATCCTCTCCGTGGACAAGTagcagatcaaggagggcaCTGATCTGAGTCAGCTCCCTTAGGATCTGTTTCATCAAGTTGTCATCCAGGTTTTTCCAGGGGTCTCTAGGGCTTCTAAGGAGCCATGAGGTCACTGGCTGTGACAGGTGTTGCATGATGACATCCCAGAGGTCTCTCGGGTCCTAAAGATCCATTAAGTCATGCACAGTAACAGGGGCTCCATGGTGACATCAGAGGTGTCTCCAGCCTGCTCAGAAGTAGAGAGGTCACAGACAAGCACACGGTGACACCTCAAGTTGTTTTGccaaggggatgagggtcaGCACAAGAGACACAGACACCAACCTTAAGGAACAAGTGCGTAATGTTACTTTAATGTAAAACAGCAAAGAATTGCAAAAAGATAAGCTCAGTAATGCACCTAATCGTTACTACAAAGACTGCCTACAGTCACTAAGAAATCACCAGTTACCCTGATACATTACCAGCATCCAGACCTGCAGGTCACCTGGGGAACCCCGGTCACAGCAAAGGGTCAGAGAACCCCTCTCGGGATCTGGGAAGTCCTATGCAGGCCATCCAATCATAGGGGAGGTCTCTATCTTTGCTGTGAGAGGGTCCAGCTTTTATACTGTTGAACAAACAAACTTACATAACCACTAGTGTGGAAAACATCTGGCTTCCTTCTCTCCTTGGGTTTCACCCAAAGCCTGGCCAGGGCTTAAGGGGAAAACCAAGTGAGTCATCCTGCACCAtctgctgccaaacaaggccaGGGATCTACTTCCATGGCCTTGACTAGTCTCTAAATACAGAAAGATAAATATACTATTTTGCTGACAATCATACATATTTCATTAATGAACAGATACAAATGTTATTCACTAATGAGAGAACAAAAATATATCTTACTAATAAGCACACATATTTACACAGGTGTAGTCTTATCACAGTACCTATTTTACTAACAAGCATACATAGATTTTGTTGATAAGCGGATACATGACTTAATACAATGTTAGGTTGAAAGGTTCATCTAAAGGTCAACCTTGGCTCAGGGCCTGTTGTTCAGGCCTCAGCACTCCAGTGGGTCACCAGCtgtggctgaagctcttcctgcatTTCAAGGACTTGTAAGGCTTCTCCCTGGTGTGGATCTGCTGATGGCGGAGCAGGGTGGAGCTGtctctgaagctcttcccacattccaagcacttgtagggccgttcccctgtgtggatcatctggtggcGGATCAGGCTGGAACTGTGGCTGAcgctcttcccacattccaagcacttgtagggcttTTCTCCAGTGCGGATGCTCTGGTGGCGAACCAGTTCAGAGCTGTGGAAGCTCTTCCCGCGTTCCAAGGACCTGTAAGGCTTCTCCCTGGTGTGGATCTGCTGATGGCGGAGCAGGGTGGAGCTGTCTCTGAAGCTCTTctcacattccaagcacttgtagggccgttcccccgtgtggatcatctggtggcGGATCAGGCTGGAACTGTGGCTGAcgctcttcccacattccaagcacttgtagggcttcTCCCTAGTGTGGATGCTCTGGTGGCGAACTAGTTCAGATCtgtggctgaagctcttcctgcattccaagcacttgtaggtCTTCTCCACAGTATGGATCTTCTGGTGGCTGATCAGGTTGGAGCTCtttctgaagctcttcccacattccaagcacttgtagggtcgTTTTCccctgtggatcatctggtggcGGATCAGGTTGCAATTGTGACTGAAattcttcccacattccaagcacctgaagggcttctccctgctgggaggctgctcaagGACCACCAGGTCGGAGCTCCGGCTCAAGCTCCAGCCGtcttcccggcacaggctggctctttcctcctgggagcaccctgggctggctttggagcccctccttGTTGGGTATCTCTGTGgtttttcctccccactgccttcctgcgccggggagcccttcaaaacggcctcttccaccaggctctgccggggggatttgtcctccacgctctccgtcctcagctcggggcctggggcaggaagcaagaaggacagggaggggatttgcctctggcccagagggaaggccaaggacatccccccaactccggtCCCGGCAGGACGGCGAtggcagcggggttgtcctgcagccaggggcgatgctcagctgggagatacaggacaagacagggcaaaggggcactgacttcctcctcacctgcctgggtgtcctggggcatcttcctcttcctcacagcctcctcctccatccagcCAAGGTTTGGGAATCAGAAATCCTGTTTTggtgggaaaaaacccaaaacaggtTTTGGGTGTGAGCACATTGGGTTGGGGATTCCTCCTGGAATGGTATCCATAAACCCCTCCAAAACATGAAGATTCAGCCCCCAAAAAccctcccaggagttccccctctctaGTCTCTccactttggggttctggggGTCCCCCTGTCCAGGCTGCTTGTGGTGCCATGTGTATTGGGGGTCACCCTTCTCCGGGATCTCtgccccctccaggctgccagtGGCCTTGGGAATCCCAGGAGTGTCTCCTCTCCAGACTCCTCACTTTGGGGTCCTGGAGTTCCTCCCGCTCCATGGTCCTGCTTAGGGATGCCGGGGGCTTTGGGGGTCAAGGGGTCCATTCTCCCTTTGCTCTCTGATTCTGGGTGCTGGATTCCCAGGGGTTCCCCCTCTCCTGGGTCTCACCCTCTccaggctgctgggggtccTCTCTCTCCAGGCTCCAGTTTTAGTATCCCAGAGGTCCCCCCCTCCAGAGTTTCTCCTCTCCTGGATGCCACATGTCCCAGGGTTCTCCTATCTCTGtgctccccccctccccaggctgctggggcTCACCCAGCTCCAGTATCATCCCTCTCCACTCTCCCCACTCTGGGGGGCCCGGGGTTCCCCACCTGGGTCTGCTGGAGGTCCCCAAAACTGGTGGACCCCCCCTGAGATGGGACACgtggctcctgcctgctggcACCTGCTGGGacccccaccaaaaaaacctacctgctggggaccccccagTATCTCCCCAAGGGGCATTTGCAGTTCATTCCGGAGTCTTTAAGCTGCAAacatcccctccccccaaaaactCAACATGGACCCCCCAAGATATCTGGAGcgagctccccctccccagtcATCTGTGGAATGCAGGTGGGGCGATGCTTCCAGGGTGGGAGGAACTGTGACGGttgttcctcctcttcctcttcctccttttcctgctcCCCCACTTCCTCtattcttcctcttcctcctgctcctcctcttcctgctcctcctcctccatccctcctcctccttctcctccctaaCTCCACCTCCTTCTCCTACCTCCACCCCTTCTCCCACTCCTTTCTGcatccctcctcttcctcccccaggCCCAGCACCCACCCTTggtcctcccttccccccaaacCCATCACAtcctgcaggaggagcagcgacggagctggggcaggtcgggatggggcagcgctgggctcttGGCTGCTTCCACCCCCTGGGGGGGATCCCAGGAAGGccaaaagaacaggaaaagggGCAAAAGTGGTGGCTGGAGATAAAAATTTGGGGGTTATGGTCCCCCCGGGTGGGCACTTCCAGCCTTTTGGGCTCATCTCAGGAGCCTGGAGATCTTGGAGGGGGGAATGCAGAGATGGATGGGGGATCCCAAGGGATTTTGGGAACAGCATGAGGGGTTGTGGGAGCCCCTTGCTGGGGGGTCGGGCTGGAGACCCCCTGGTGCTCCcggagccctgggctggggagtTGTCAccaccttctcctgcctggggggctctgggggaaCCTCGGCTCcttgggctcttcctgcagccacagagctTGGAGGGACCCTCCTCAAGATGGGTCCTCCAGGTGTTCCAGGAGCTTTGGGctcatcctgggagtgactgggctacactgggagtgactgggataaTACAGAGAGTGTCTGTAACCATACTGGGAATGACTAGGACCacactgggagcaactgggagcaaGTAGGAGTGACTGGGTCTATACTGAGGGCAACTGGGTGTGACTGGATGTGGCAGGAGAGCCTACCCCTGATAAAACCTAAAATCCAATCAGAGAATGCACACAATGCAAGCCATCAGCTGCTGGTGCCACAGTGTTGCCTCGGTGTTATTGTGCTAAAACCATCCTGGGTCACCAGATATCGAGTCAGATCAGCTGCTCGAGGGGCTGTAAAGGTGTGACTGGCAATCACTTTATACTGTACAAGTCCAGTCCCCTCTCATACAGTCAGGTTCTTCTGACATAACCCTCCCTGGGGTGTaggtgtggagattcctcccttggctggggacacctccaaggtcactcctgcaggttgagagcagagatctccccagaagtgttggtctgggtgagttacatccatctctaattaataattatttcctttttgcaggctttaatataattgcttctgGCAGGGAGTCCCCCAGGAGTCTCCCCCTGACGCTGCGGTGAGTGGTGGGGTCCCGGGTTGCTGGGAGCCCTCCCCTGGCATCGCGGGTGAGTGGTGGGTCTGGGCTGGCTGCGTGTGTGTGGCGGGgtcctgggctggctgggagtCCCCCGGGAGTCCCCCCCGGCGCCGCGGTTCAGGCCCCAGGCACGGCCAcgacaggagaggggagagagagtgAGGGAGCCTTGCCGGCAGTTGCTGCACGCccgtggaggaggagagagcagctttGGAGCATGCAGATGTTTGCCGTTCCAGgtttgggggggaagggggagggggagtaCAGAGGATGGGAGGGGGGATACGGGGGAGTGGGGGcgggggaagagaggggaggggtATCGTGTGGGCCATGGGGGTCCTCTGattggcaggagggagagcgGGGCACTCCTGTATGAAGTGTCACAGGTGAGCAGTGTGCCTGAAGATATGTGGTAACACAGTGGAAGAAGGATATGGTCAGGGGGGATAGTGGGGTTCCTTTAGAGTGATGGGGGTCCCAGCCAAGCTGGGGCCTTGATAAACACCCCAGCCTTGGATGTGTACGGGGGCCAGAAcggttggttggtttgtttgtctgtttggttttggctcacctgcggctactgcccaggttcggcatgttctggatatatttgttttgctgttacGTCCTGAAAGGGTGGGcaggacaaagggttgttcctgggtATCTCCTCATGATTGTATATAAATAGGTGATAGTAAAGTAGGAAATGTAAGACTTGCCCAAACCGTTTGAACAGGAACATAGCCTGTGTGCCCCTATGCagttgcgagctatgctggcgatggtacatgcctttggTAGGGTcacccatgccagacaggtcaaaacagCAGGGTCAGACACAATACATCTGTGGGCAAGATGAGTTtgttagccttctggcagtcatcctaggagaaggacaactctaatcccaaacccgggcagatggagctcgcttagccccgtaaggccatccatctaagagaaggtcactctaatcaaacctacgtcctgaggacctcgctgccaccatcCAAACTcgctcagccctggcagatgaacctcaggattaaagggtgggttcagttccgcgcagactgcatctcacctaaaaatccattgcgcaggcttgaaggctttacccacatgcaaaaagtcctgtagcgatGGGCGAGGGTTGAAacagcaggtgaaaggtgcactggaacccgcagacccagccctgcatgcaggcggttcaggatattggtcatttgagactgaccggagatgacagtctcttgaggcagcaccctgaacgaccaagcagccgttccaaggacagcactgcttgctccactcggagaggggccgagaaaaggtggcctaaacaaagctcatctccaccttcacccGGTTGGTCAACCGCAgaccaacgggcatcttcttccgatgcggtcgcacaaagatcaaaagacaaaggcacgcacctgcctccaaaggtgtacccaaattaactctagcatgttggaacatcagaaccatgctcgattctgcagaTAGCGGACGTCCTAAGCGTcggtctgccctaattgcccatgaactggctcgtctcaacatcgacattgctgctctcactgaagttcgccttcacgaggaaggcagcctcagagaacatggtgccggttacacactcttttggtcagggaagcccagaaccgaaaaacatctctcaggagttggcttcatgatcaaaaactctattcttcccaaacttgaaaatctgccaacaggtcactctgaccgcattatctccctacgccttccactacacaacaaccAACACCTTGTCCTCTTTcgtatatatgccccaactctccaagctgaccctgccgaAAAAGATGAATTTTACTCTGACCTGCActgccttacccaaaaggtgcccgcagatgataagatcattatccttggtgatttcaacgccagagtaggtaagaattttgaagcctggaaaggaatattaggcaagcatggtgttggaaactgcaatgatagTGGTCGatttctgctagaattctgtgcagagcaacagctcacaatcactaatactatcttccagcagaaaaatagtctgaagacaacctggatgcaccccagatctaagcattggcacctcatcgattatgtcctggtgTGACGGAGAGATGTCCACGATGTCCTCCATACCCACGTGACGCCCCGTGCAGAATGCCAACAGACCATCAgcttgtgcgctgtaaactcaacttcaatctcaaattcaaacctaaaaggggcagtatcccaaggagaagactccaagttaacaatctccaatcagccacagtaagagagaaattccaggcaaaccttcaaactaggctcgaaaaccattccacagattctgcagattcctcccCTGAATCAACTTGGCAtcttatta
It encodes the following:
- the LOC135404158 gene encoding zinc finger protein 501-like, whose translation is MEEEAVRKRKMPQDTQAGPELRTESVEDKSPRQSLVEEAVLKGSPAQEGSGEEKPQRYPTRRGSKASPGCSQEERASLCREDGWSLSRSSDLVVLEQPPSREKPFRCLECGKNFSHNCNLIRHQMIHRGKRPYKCLECGKSFRKSSNLISHQKIHTVEKTYKCLECRKSFSHRSELVRHQSIHTREKPYKCLECGKSVSHSSSLIRHQMIHTGERPYKCLECEKSFRDSSTLLRHQQIHTREKPYRSLERGKSFHSSELVRHQSIRTGEKPYKCLECGKSVSHSSSLIRHQMIHTGERPYKCLECGKSFRDSSTLLRHQQIHTREKPYKSLKCRKSFSHSW